The Shewanella halotolerans region TACGTAATTTATTCACAGTTTGTCCCATTTTTATCCCGCATCTAGCTCCCTTTGCCGACTGGGTCAAGGCAAGTTTTAACGATAAGTGGCCCAGTTGGCAGTAATCTTGTGTCACAAAATTCCATCCGCAAATTAATGATCTGGATCAAGGTACTTGAGCCTAACTTGTAGCTTAATGCGCTACATATTGTGTTCATCGTCTATATTAACACTATATATGGTGTTAATTTGGCCGTTACTTGAGGAGATATTGAACAATGCCAGTGGTTATTAAGCGGGATGGTTACCGCACGCCTTTTGACGAAACAAGGATTCGAGATGCAGTGGTTGCTGCAGCAAGTTCGGCAGGTATTGATGATGTTGCCTATGCCACCGAGGTGGCCTTACAAGTACGCCAGTCGGTGGCCGAGCTCGAGCAGGTGGATATTCACGACCTGCAAGATGCGGTAGAAAATCAGTTGATGGAAGGCCCCTATAAGCAACTCGCCAGGGTCTATATCGAGTATCGCCATGACAGGGATATCCATCGTGAGTTGAGCAGCCGTCTCAACCGCGAGATCCGTGGCTTGGTCGAGCAGAGCAATGCGGCGCTGCTGAATGAGAACGCCAACAAAGATTCCAAGGTGATCCCCACCCAGCGTGATCTACTGGCGGGCATTGTGGCCAAACACTATGCCACACGCCATATTCTGCCTAAGGATGTGGTGGCGGCCCATGAGTCGGGTGAGATCCATTATCACGATCTCGACTATGCGCCTTTCTTCCCCATGTTTAACTGTATGCTGATCGATCTGGCCGGCATGTTGACCCATGGTTTCAAGATGGGTAACGCCGAGATCGAGACTCCTAAGTCAATCTCGACTGCGACTGCGGTAACTGCGCAGATCATCGCTCAGGTGGCCAGCCATATCTATGGCGGTACCACCATCAACCGTATCGACGAGGTGCTCGCGCCTTTCGTCGCCAAGAGCTATGACAAGCACTATCAGGTCGCGCTGACCTGGGGGATCACAGATGCCAAGGCTTTTGCCACGGCGCAGACGGAGAAAGAGTGCCACGACGCCTTCCAGTCGCTGGAGTATGAGGTCAACACCCTGCACACGGCCAACGGCCAGACACCTTTTGTCACCTTCGGCTTCGGCCTGGGCACCTCCTGGGAGTCGCGCCTCATCCAGTCTTCCATGATGAAGGTGCGCATGACGGGCCTGGGTAAGAACCGTAAGACGGCGGTCTTCCCTAAGCTGGTCTTCGCCATTCGCGACGGCATCAACCACAAGGCGGGCGACTGCAACTATGATATCAAGCAGATGGCGCTCAAGTGTGCGTCGATGCGCATGTACCCGGATATCCTCAACTATGAACAGGTCGAAAAGGTCACCGGCTCCTTTAAGACGCCTATGGGGTGTCGCAGCTTCCTAGGTACCTACGAGGAGGAGGGCGAGCTGGTGCACGAAGGGCGTAACAACCTTGGCGTGGTCAGCCTGAACCTGCCGCGAATCGCCATCGAGGCTAAGGGCGACGAGACGCGGTTCTATCAGCTGCTGGATGAGCGTCTGGCGGTGGCCCGCCGCGCCCTGGACACTCGCATCGAGCGTCTACACGGCGTGAAGGCGAGGGTAGCGCCAATTCTTTATATGGAAGGCGCCTGTGGCGTGCGTCTGCGTGCGGATGATGAGATCAGCGGCATCTTTAAGAATGGCCGCGCTTCTATCTCCTTGGGTTACATCGGCCTGCATGAGACCATCAATGCCCTCTATGGCAGCGAGACCCATGTGTATGACAGCGAGGCTCTACGCGGCAAGGCGCTTGCCATTATCGAACACCTCAAGGCGGCCACCGTGCGTTGGCGCGAGGAGTCGGGCTATGGCTTCAGCCTCTACAGCACGCCGAGCGAGAACCTGTGTAGCCGCTTCTGCAAGCTGGATACCGAGGCCTTTGGGGTGATCGACGGCGTAACGGATCGCGGCTACTACACCA contains the following coding sequences:
- the nrdD gene encoding anaerobic ribonucleoside-triphosphate reductase, giving the protein MPVVIKRDGYRTPFDETRIRDAVVAAASSAGIDDVAYATEVALQVRQSVAELEQVDIHDLQDAVENQLMEGPYKQLARVYIEYRHDRDIHRELSSRLNREIRGLVEQSNAALLNENANKDSKVIPTQRDLLAGIVAKHYATRHILPKDVVAAHESGEIHYHDLDYAPFFPMFNCMLIDLAGMLTHGFKMGNAEIETPKSISTATAVTAQIIAQVASHIYGGTTINRIDEVLAPFVAKSYDKHYQVALTWGITDAKAFATAQTEKECHDAFQSLEYEVNTLHTANGQTPFVTFGFGLGTSWESRLIQSSMMKVRMTGLGKNRKTAVFPKLVFAIRDGINHKAGDCNYDIKQMALKCASMRMYPDILNYEQVEKVTGSFKTPMGCRSFLGTYEEEGELVHEGRNNLGVVSLNLPRIAIEAKGDETRFYQLLDERLAVARRALDTRIERLHGVKARVAPILYMEGACGVRLRADDEISGIFKNGRASISLGYIGLHETINALYGSETHVYDSEALRGKALAIIEHLKAATVRWREESGYGFSLYSTPSENLCSRFCKLDTEAFGVIDGVTDRGYYTNSFHLDVEKKVNPYDKLDFEQPYPALTSGGFICYGEYPNMQHNIEALEDVWDYSYSRVPYYGTNTPIDECYDCGFTGEFSCTSKGFTCPKCGNHEPSRVSVTRRVCGYLGSPDARPFNYGKQEEVKRRVKHL